The proteins below come from a single Candidatus Bathyarchaeia archaeon genomic window:
- a CDS encoding DUF87 domain-containing protein: MVNEKLLLRHVLLVGSSGSGKTNHAFNLIKQAAAFAESFSCIVLDVKREYSRLAKILPHVQVFSIGGEPRFRFNPLIPPPGVDEQHHDRALTEVFTRAYGLAEPSRRIMLDALSELRRRSKDSPTLRELELAVAGFEPGSPKEQGSKRSLESRLHIINTGPLGESLNYEEPLDIGLLDDGVCIFEIGEVDSLRDQRFVAELLLMYIWQHDKYDVDEDPENFRRLVVVEEAHRYLSEERPPEQRGDRTLLELAIAEARRYGWGFVIIDQMPMLLSRYVWDNVGTVITHRLSNIDSYKVVRRAIGEIPMGQNMDDERLAPLIFRLPENLAMYRKYVGEDSMELPSGFVEIPFVSPNAPSSKNPTL; encoded by the coding sequence ATGGTAAACGAAAAGCTCCTTTTGCGCCACGTACTCCTGGTCGGGTCGAGCGGCTCTGGAAAGACGAATCATGCCTTCAACCTGATCAAGCAGGCCGCCGCATTTGCGGAGTCATTCAGTTGTATCGTGCTTGACGTAAAGAGAGAATACTCAAGACTCGCGAAGATCCTCCCGCACGTTCAAGTCTTCTCGATTGGAGGGGAACCAAGATTCAGATTCAACCCGCTCATCCCTCCTCCCGGGGTCGACGAGCAGCACCACGACAGGGCCCTAACGGAGGTATTCACCCGGGCCTACGGTCTTGCCGAGCCTTCGAGGAGGATAATGCTCGACGCCCTCTCCGAGCTCAGACGAAGGTCGAAAGACAGCCCTACGCTCCGGGAATTGGAACTCGCAGTGGCTGGATTTGAGCCAGGCAGTCCCAAAGAGCAGGGCAGCAAGCGTTCGCTCGAATCGCGACTTCACATCATCAACACGGGTCCCCTCGGTGAGTCCCTGAATTACGAGGAGCCACTCGACATCGGATTGCTCGACGACGGAGTCTGCATTTTCGAAATTGGGGAGGTCGATTCTCTGAGGGACCAACGATTCGTGGCAGAGCTTCTCCTCATGTACATCTGGCAACACGATAAGTACGATGTCGATGAGGATCCTGAAAACTTCAGGCGACTGGTGGTAGTTGAGGAGGCACATAGGTATCTCAGCGAAGAGAGACCGCCAGAACAGAGGGGTGACAGAACCCTCCTGGAGCTTGCCATCGCAGAGGCGAGGAGGTACGGATGGGGGTTCGTCATCATCGACCAGATGCCGATGCTGCTTTCGAGATACGTCTGGGACAACGTAGGGACGGTGATAACCCATAGGCTTTCCAACATCGACAGTTACAAAGTTGTCAGGAGGGCGATCGGGGAGATTCCTATGGGGCAGAACATGGACGACGAGCGGCTGGCTCCGCTAATCTTCAGATTGCCGGAGAATCTGGCGATGTACAGGAAGTATGTGGGAGAGGATTCGATGGAACTGCCGAGCGGGTTCGTCGAAATCCCTTTTGTGAGTCCGAATGCACCGTCAAGTAAGAATCCGACGTTGTGA